The Ciconia boyciana chromosome 2, ASM3463844v1, whole genome shotgun sequence genome has a segment encoding these proteins:
- the NDUFAF6 gene encoding NADH dehydrogenase (ubiquinone) complex I, assembly factor 6 isoform X3 has product MWNWLRQIKDSITQKTTGLMRMQFWREAVEDIYCDNPPHQPVATELWKAVKRHNLTKMWFMKIIDEREKNLDDRAYRNIQELETYAENTQSALLYLTLEMLGVRDIHADHAASHIGKAQGIVTCLRATPYHSTRQKVFLPMDICMLHGVSQEDFIRGKQEKNVRDVIYDIASQAHIHLEHARSFSKKVPVKAYPAFFCTVALDDYLCNMRRVDFNIFHPRLQKKSTLLPLHLYIRSWKKKY; this is encoded by the exons ATGTGGAACTGGCTCAGGCAg attaaagATTCCATAACTCAGAAGACTACAGGTTTGATGCGAATGCAGTTCTGGAGGGAGGCCGTGGAAGATATATACTGCGATAACCCACCACATCAGCCAGTTGCTACAGAACTGTGGAAG GCTGTCAAGAGGCATAACTTGACTAAAATGTGGTTCATGAAGATCATTGATGAAAGA GAGAAGAATTTGGATGATAGAGCGTACCGTAACATCCAGGAGCTTGAAACATATGCTGAGAACACTCAGAGTGCTCTCTTGTACCTCACCTTGGAAATGCTGG GTGTGAGGGACATCCATGCTGACCATGCAGCCAGTCACATTGGGAAAGCGCAAGGGATAGTTACCTGTTTAAGAGCAACTCCGTATCACAGTACAAGACAAAAGGTCTTTCTTCCCATGGACATTTGTATGTTG CATGGAGTTTCACAAGAGGATTTCATAAGAggcaagcaagagaaaaatgtgagagatgTAATTTATGACATTGCCAGCCAGGCCCATATTCATCTAGAACAT GCTAGATCTTTCAGTAAGAAAGTTCCTGTGAAGGCATatcctgcttttttctgtaCG gTTGCTTTAGATGATTATTTATGTAATATGCGAAGAGTGGACTTCAATATATTTCATCCAAGGTTACAAAAGAAGAGTACATTATTACCATTGCATTTATATATTagatcttggaaaaaaaagtattaa
- the NDUFAF6 gene encoding NADH dehydrogenase (ubiquinone) complex I, assembly factor 6 isoform X4, whose protein sequence is MRMQFWREAVEDIYCDNPPHQPVATELWKAVKRHNLTKMWFMKIIDEREKNLDDRAYRNIQELETYAENTQSALLYLTLEMLGVRDIHADHAASHIGKAQGIVTCLRATPYHSTRQKVFLPMDICMLHGVSQEDFIRGKQEKNVRDVIYDIASQAHIHLEHARSFSKKVPVKAYPAFFCTVALDDYLCNMRRVDFNIFHPRLQKKSTLLPLHLYIRSWKKKY, encoded by the exons ATGCGAATGCAGTTCTGGAGGGAGGCCGTGGAAGATATATACTGCGATAACCCACCACATCAGCCAGTTGCTACAGAACTGTGGAAG GCTGTCAAGAGGCATAACTTGACTAAAATGTGGTTCATGAAGATCATTGATGAAAGA GAGAAGAATTTGGATGATAGAGCGTACCGTAACATCCAGGAGCTTGAAACATATGCTGAGAACACTCAGAGTGCTCTCTTGTACCTCACCTTGGAAATGCTGG GTGTGAGGGACATCCATGCTGACCATGCAGCCAGTCACATTGGGAAAGCGCAAGGGATAGTTACCTGTTTAAGAGCAACTCCGTATCACAGTACAAGACAAAAGGTCTTTCTTCCCATGGACATTTGTATGTTG CATGGAGTTTCACAAGAGGATTTCATAAGAggcaagcaagagaaaaatgtgagagatgTAATTTATGACATTGCCAGCCAGGCCCATATTCATCTAGAACAT GCTAGATCTTTCAGTAAGAAAGTTCCTGTGAAGGCATatcctgcttttttctgtaCG gTTGCTTTAGATGATTATTTATGTAATATGCGAAGAGTGGACTTCAATATATTTCATCCAAGGTTACAAAAGAAGAGTACATTATTACCATTGCATTTATATATTagatcttggaaaaaaaagtattaa
- the NDUFAF6 gene encoding NADH dehydrogenase (ubiquinone) complex I, assembly factor 6 isoform X2 — protein sequence MAAAAMARGGLRPGSCHRMLRVAGARGGLPWPGLGGGREAAGWSRPAPGGEVQYCAELVRKRDYEGFLCSLLLPAESRTSAFALRAFNVELAQIKDSITQKTTGLMRMQFWREAVEDIYCDNPPHQPVATELWKAVKRHNLTKMWFMKIIDEREKNLDDRAYRNIQELETYAENTQSALLYLTLEMLGVRDIHADHAASHIGKAQGIVTCLRATPYHSTRQKVFLPMDICMLHGVSQEDFIRGKQEKNVRDVIYDIASQAHIHLEHVALDDYLCNMRRVDFNIFHPRLQKKSTLLPLHLYIRSWKKKY from the exons ATGGCGGCCGCCGCCATGGCGCGGGGCGGGCTGCGGCCGGGGTCCTGCCACCGCATGCTGAGGGTGGCGGGCGCCCGCGGCGGGCTCCCGTGGCCGGGGCTtggcggcgggagggaggcggcAGGCTGGAGCCGCCCGGCGCCCGGAGGAGAGGTGCAGTACTGTGCCGAGCTGGTGCG AAAGCGTGACTATGAAGGGTTTCTGTGTTCTCTGCTGTTGCCTGCGGAATCTCGAACTTCTGCTTTTGCCTTAAGAGCCTTCAATGTGGAACTGGCTCAG attaaagATTCCATAACTCAGAAGACTACAGGTTTGATGCGAATGCAGTTCTGGAGGGAGGCCGTGGAAGATATATACTGCGATAACCCACCACATCAGCCAGTTGCTACAGAACTGTGGAAG GCTGTCAAGAGGCATAACTTGACTAAAATGTGGTTCATGAAGATCATTGATGAAAGA GAGAAGAATTTGGATGATAGAGCGTACCGTAACATCCAGGAGCTTGAAACATATGCTGAGAACACTCAGAGTGCTCTCTTGTACCTCACCTTGGAAATGCTGG GTGTGAGGGACATCCATGCTGACCATGCAGCCAGTCACATTGGGAAAGCGCAAGGGATAGTTACCTGTTTAAGAGCAACTCCGTATCACAGTACAAGACAAAAGGTCTTTCTTCCCATGGACATTTGTATGTTG CATGGAGTTTCACAAGAGGATTTCATAAGAggcaagcaagagaaaaatgtgagagatgTAATTTATGACATTGCCAGCCAGGCCCATATTCATCTAGAACAT gTTGCTTTAGATGATTATTTATGTAATATGCGAAGAGTGGACTTCAATATATTTCATCCAAGGTTACAAAAGAAGAGTACATTATTACCATTGCATTTATATATTagatcttggaaaaaaaagtattaa
- the NDUFAF6 gene encoding NADH dehydrogenase (ubiquinone) complex I, assembly factor 6 isoform X1, producing the protein MAAAAMARGGLRPGSCHRMLRVAGARGGLPWPGLGGGREAAGWSRPAPGGEVQYCAELVRKRDYEGFLCSLLLPAESRTSAFALRAFNVELAQIKDSITQKTTGLMRMQFWREAVEDIYCDNPPHQPVATELWKAVKRHNLTKMWFMKIIDEREKNLDDRAYRNIQELETYAENTQSALLYLTLEMLGVRDIHADHAASHIGKAQGIVTCLRATPYHSTRQKVFLPMDICMLHGVSQEDFIRGKQEKNVRDVIYDIASQAHIHLEHARSFSKKVPVKAYPAFFCTVALDDYLCNMRRVDFNIFHPRLQKKSTLLPLHLYIRSWKKKY; encoded by the exons ATGGCGGCCGCCGCCATGGCGCGGGGCGGGCTGCGGCCGGGGTCCTGCCACCGCATGCTGAGGGTGGCGGGCGCCCGCGGCGGGCTCCCGTGGCCGGGGCTtggcggcgggagggaggcggcAGGCTGGAGCCGCCCGGCGCCCGGAGGAGAGGTGCAGTACTGTGCCGAGCTGGTGCG AAAGCGTGACTATGAAGGGTTTCTGTGTTCTCTGCTGTTGCCTGCGGAATCTCGAACTTCTGCTTTTGCCTTAAGAGCCTTCAATGTGGAACTGGCTCAG attaaagATTCCATAACTCAGAAGACTACAGGTTTGATGCGAATGCAGTTCTGGAGGGAGGCCGTGGAAGATATATACTGCGATAACCCACCACATCAGCCAGTTGCTACAGAACTGTGGAAG GCTGTCAAGAGGCATAACTTGACTAAAATGTGGTTCATGAAGATCATTGATGAAAGA GAGAAGAATTTGGATGATAGAGCGTACCGTAACATCCAGGAGCTTGAAACATATGCTGAGAACACTCAGAGTGCTCTCTTGTACCTCACCTTGGAAATGCTGG GTGTGAGGGACATCCATGCTGACCATGCAGCCAGTCACATTGGGAAAGCGCAAGGGATAGTTACCTGTTTAAGAGCAACTCCGTATCACAGTACAAGACAAAAGGTCTTTCTTCCCATGGACATTTGTATGTTG CATGGAGTTTCACAAGAGGATTTCATAAGAggcaagcaagagaaaaatgtgagagatgTAATTTATGACATTGCCAGCCAGGCCCATATTCATCTAGAACAT GCTAGATCTTTCAGTAAGAAAGTTCCTGTGAAGGCATatcctgcttttttctgtaCG gTTGCTTTAGATGATTATTTATGTAATATGCGAAGAGTGGACTTCAATATATTTCATCCAAGGTTACAAAAGAAGAGTACATTATTACCATTGCATTTATATATTagatcttggaaaaaaaagtattaa
- the NDUFAF6 gene encoding NADH dehydrogenase (ubiquinone) complex I, assembly factor 6 isoform X5 has protein sequence MWNWLRQIKDSITQKTTGLMRMQFWREAVEDIYCDNPPHQPVATELWKAVKRHNLTKMWFMKIIDEREKNLDDRAYRNIQELETYAENTQSALLYLTLEMLGVRDIHADHAASHIGKAQGIVTCLRATPYHSTRQKVFLPMDICMLHGVSQEDFIRGKQEKNVRDVIYDIASQAHIHLEHVALDDYLCNMRRVDFNIFHPRLQKKSTLLPLHLYIRSWKKKY, from the exons ATGTGGAACTGGCTCAGGCAg attaaagATTCCATAACTCAGAAGACTACAGGTTTGATGCGAATGCAGTTCTGGAGGGAGGCCGTGGAAGATATATACTGCGATAACCCACCACATCAGCCAGTTGCTACAGAACTGTGGAAG GCTGTCAAGAGGCATAACTTGACTAAAATGTGGTTCATGAAGATCATTGATGAAAGA GAGAAGAATTTGGATGATAGAGCGTACCGTAACATCCAGGAGCTTGAAACATATGCTGAGAACACTCAGAGTGCTCTCTTGTACCTCACCTTGGAAATGCTGG GTGTGAGGGACATCCATGCTGACCATGCAGCCAGTCACATTGGGAAAGCGCAAGGGATAGTTACCTGTTTAAGAGCAACTCCGTATCACAGTACAAGACAAAAGGTCTTTCTTCCCATGGACATTTGTATGTTG CATGGAGTTTCACAAGAGGATTTCATAAGAggcaagcaagagaaaaatgtgagagatgTAATTTATGACATTGCCAGCCAGGCCCATATTCATCTAGAACAT gTTGCTTTAGATGATTATTTATGTAATATGCGAAGAGTGGACTTCAATATATTTCATCCAAGGTTACAAAAGAAGAGTACATTATTACCATTGCATTTATATATTagatcttggaaaaaaaagtattaa